The Paraburkholderia hospita genome includes a window with the following:
- a CDS encoding enolase C-terminal domain-like protein, translating into MATLITDVKVILTAPEGINLIVVKVETNQAGLYGLGCATFAYRHVAVKCLIDEYLRPLLIGRDAEAIEELWQLMHQNAYWRNGPIENNAISGIDMALWDIKGKMASMPLYQLFGGKCREGVPIYRHADGRDLNELCENIQKYREQGITHIRCQSGGYGGGGYGKAPLGAPARAPEGVYLDSRKYMRETLKLFDGIRSKVGFDVELCHDVHERLKPVEAIRFACELERYELFFLEDAIALEEGEWIRQLREKTTTPLAQGELFNNPSEWRFMITERLIDFIRVHLSQIGGITAGRKLQIFAEQFGVRTAWHGPGDMSPMAHAANIHIDLAARNFGVQEWSGTEPPNFVIQDLKGPRAALLDVFPGLPEFRNGHVYANDRPGLGVDIDEAEAAKYPCENTVTTWTQTRLKDGTLQTP; encoded by the coding sequence ATGGCAACGCTGATCACCGATGTAAAGGTCATCCTGACCGCGCCGGAAGGCATCAACCTGATCGTCGTCAAGGTAGAGACCAATCAGGCTGGACTGTATGGGCTCGGTTGCGCGACGTTTGCGTATCGGCATGTCGCGGTCAAATGTCTGATCGACGAGTATTTGCGGCCACTTCTGATCGGCAGGGACGCCGAGGCGATCGAGGAACTGTGGCAACTGATGCACCAGAACGCTTACTGGCGCAACGGCCCCATCGAGAACAATGCGATCTCGGGCATCGACATGGCCTTATGGGACATCAAGGGCAAGATGGCGAGCATGCCGCTCTATCAGCTCTTTGGCGGCAAGTGCAGGGAAGGGGTACCGATCTACCGTCATGCGGACGGGCGTGACCTCAACGAATTGTGCGAGAACATCCAGAAGTACCGGGAGCAGGGCATCACGCACATTCGCTGTCAGAGCGGCGGCTACGGCGGAGGCGGCTATGGCAAGGCGCCACTGGGCGCGCCGGCGCGTGCGCCCGAAGGCGTGTATCTCGACAGCAGGAAGTACATGCGCGAGACGCTCAAACTGTTCGACGGCATCCGCAGCAAGGTAGGCTTTGACGTCGAGCTGTGTCACGACGTGCATGAACGCCTCAAACCCGTCGAGGCGATCCGCTTCGCGTGCGAGCTCGAGCGATACGAGCTGTTCTTCCTTGAAGATGCGATTGCGCTGGAAGAGGGCGAATGGATACGGCAATTGCGAGAAAAGACGACGACACCTCTCGCTCAGGGCGAACTCTTCAACAACCCGTCCGAATGGCGTTTCATGATCACGGAGCGCCTGATCGACTTCATACGCGTTCACCTGAGCCAGATTGGCGGGATTACTGCCGGACGCAAGCTGCAGATATTCGCCGAACAGTTTGGCGTGAGGACGGCCTGGCACGGTCCGGGCGATATGTCGCCGATGGCTCACGCGGCGAACATCCATATCGATCTCGCTGCGCGCAATTTCGGGGTTCAGGAATGGTCGGGCACCGAGCCGCCCAACTTTGTCATTCAGGACCTGAAGGGGCCGCGGGCGGCATTGCTGGACGTCTTCCCCGGCTTGCCCGAGTTCCGCAACGGGCATGTGTATGCGAACGACAGACCCGGTCTGGGCGTCGATATCGACGAAGCCGAAGCGGCAAAGTACCCGTGCGAGAACACGGTGACGACCTGGACGCAAACCCGGTTGAAAGACGGTACTTTGCAGACTCCCTGA
- the maiA gene encoding maleylacetoacetate isomerase, which translates to MKLYSYFRSSASYRVRIALALKGLPYEYAAVHLLKGGGQQLASVYRELNPDGLVPTLEDGPQVLTQSLAIIEYLDELYPHPPLLPSAPADRAFVRSVALQVACEIHPVNNLRVIQYLKKRLSISDAQKSEWYQHWIDAGFSSLESRLRSERRVGDFVFGSAPTIADLCLVPQVWNARRFEIPLNRYPTISRLAANAMALDAFAQAEPSKQPDAES; encoded by the coding sequence ATGAAGCTCTACAGCTACTTCCGAAGCTCCGCATCGTATCGCGTCCGCATTGCGCTGGCGTTGAAAGGTCTGCCGTACGAGTATGCGGCGGTCCACCTGCTGAAAGGAGGCGGGCAGCAACTCGCTAGCGTATATCGTGAGCTCAATCCAGACGGGTTGGTTCCGACGCTCGAAGATGGGCCACAGGTTCTCACCCAGTCTCTTGCAATTATCGAATATCTCGACGAGCTTTATCCACACCCACCGCTGCTTCCGTCTGCGCCAGCGGACCGCGCATTCGTTCGCTCCGTGGCGTTGCAAGTTGCCTGTGAGATACACCCGGTCAACAACCTGCGCGTAATTCAGTACCTTAAAAAGCGTCTCAGTATCTCAGATGCACAAAAATCCGAGTGGTACCAACACTGGATTGACGCCGGCTTCAGTTCGCTTGAGAGTCGGCTACGTTCAGAGCGTCGCGTCGGCGACTTTGTGTTCGGTAGCGCTCCAACCATCGCCGACCTGTGTCTGGTCCCTCAGGTTTGGAACGCACGCAGGTTTGAAATCCCATTGAATCGCTACCCCACCATATCGCGTCTCGCTGCAAATGCGATGGCGCTGGATGCGTTCGCGCAGGCGGAACCATCAAAGCAACCGGACGCGGAATCGTAA
- the fahA gene encoding fumarylacetoacetase, which produces MTSTTDNADSVAETTRANLKSWVESANTEDTDFPIQNLPFGIFTDARSNVARVGVAIGDWIVDLAALESARLLAVPYTVVDDDGNPKSVFRQKRLNDFVALGRPVWRSVRSQLSALLTTDTAALRDDRDVRDRVMVRQSDAVMHLPFEIPGYTDFYSSREHATNVGCMFRDPENALMPNWLEIPIGYNGRASSVVVSGTPIRRPNGQRKDPSSARPVYGPCRKLDIELETGFFVGAGSALGNPIPAKNADDHIFGMVLLNDWSARDIQQWEYQPLGPFNSKGFATTVSPWVVTMDALMPFRVEQPEQLPKPLEYLRGANNAGVDMNLEVQLKPNFAAKPTTIARTNFKHMYWSMAQQLAHHTSSGCNTRVGDLMGSGTISGPKSDSSDEHIGTFGSLLELTWNGKTPLKLEAGEERAFIEDGDELTLRGWCQGNGYRVGFGTCVGTILPALDVVAENNG; this is translated from the coding sequence ATGACTTCAACTACCGACAATGCAGACTCAGTGGCTGAGACCACCCGTGCAAACCTCAAGAGTTGGGTCGAATCGGCCAACACGGAAGACACTGACTTCCCTATCCAGAACCTTCCGTTCGGCATCTTCACCGATGCCCGGTCCAACGTCGCTCGCGTGGGTGTCGCAATCGGTGACTGGATTGTCGACCTCGCTGCGCTCGAGTCCGCTCGCTTGCTGGCGGTCCCGTACACGGTCGTGGACGACGACGGTAATCCCAAGAGTGTTTTCCGCCAAAAGCGGCTGAATGATTTCGTGGCGTTGGGCAGGCCCGTCTGGAGAAGTGTACGCAGCCAGCTATCGGCCCTGCTTACGACCGATACAGCGGCTTTGCGCGACGACCGTGACGTGCGCGACCGTGTAATGGTCCGGCAGTCAGATGCTGTCATGCACCTGCCTTTCGAGATTCCTGGCTACACCGACTTCTATTCATCACGCGAACACGCCACAAATGTTGGTTGCATGTTCCGTGACCCAGAAAACGCGCTGATGCCAAACTGGCTCGAGATTCCCATCGGGTACAACGGTCGCGCTTCGTCTGTTGTGGTCAGCGGTACGCCGATACGGCGCCCGAACGGTCAACGCAAGGACCCGAGTTCTGCTCGTCCGGTTTACGGGCCGTGCCGCAAGCTGGACATTGAACTTGAAACCGGCTTCTTTGTGGGCGCCGGCAGCGCGCTCGGGAACCCTATCCCCGCGAAGAATGCGGACGACCACATCTTCGGGATGGTCCTGCTGAACGACTGGAGCGCCCGCGACATTCAGCAATGGGAGTATCAGCCGCTTGGCCCGTTTAACTCAAAGGGTTTCGCCACTACTGTCTCGCCGTGGGTGGTGACGATGGATGCGTTGATGCCCTTTCGCGTCGAGCAGCCAGAGCAGCTACCGAAACCGCTGGAATATCTGCGCGGTGCCAACAACGCAGGCGTCGATATGAATCTCGAGGTTCAGTTGAAGCCCAACTTCGCGGCGAAGCCAACGACGATTGCCAGGACCAATTTCAAGCACATGTATTGGTCGATGGCGCAGCAATTGGCGCATCACACATCATCGGGCTGTAACACCCGCGTGGGCGACCTCATGGGCTCCGGAACTATCAGCGGGCCGAAATCAGATTCGAGTGACGAGCACATCGGGACCTTCGGCAGCCTTCTTGAGTTGACGTGGAATGGAAAGACGCCTCTCAAACTTGAGGCAGGCGAGGAACGCGCCTTTATCGAAGATGGTGATGAACTGACCTTGCGCGGATGGTGCCAGGGTAATGGCTACCGCGTTGGCTTCGGTACGTGCGTCGGCACTATCCTGCCGGCCCTCGATGTCGTTGCGGAGAATAACGGATGA
- the hmgA gene encoding homogentisate 1,2-dioxygenase has product MKRASSASAHSAHPVGYQSGFGSEFATEALPSALPAGRNSPQRAPYGLYAEQLSGTAFTAPRSHNRRSWLYRVRPAAVHKPFTLLENSKLVGDFSCVPPTPPNQLRWDPLPIPTTPTDFVDGLVTMAGNGSAEAMVGCAIHLYAANKSMSNRFFYSADGELLIVPQAGRLSIATELGLLEVAPQEIAVIPRGVRFRVELPDGEARGYICENFGALFRLPDLGPIGSNGLANPRDFLTPLAAYEVREGNFELVAKLNGNLWRADISHSPLDVVAWHGNYAPYKYDLRLFNTIGSISFDHPDPSIFLVLQSPSDTPGVDTIDFVIFPPRWLVGEDTFRPPWFHRNVASEFMGLIHGEYDAKAEGFVPGGASLHNCMSGHGPDAGTFEKASVSDTSKPVKVDSTMAFMFETRTLIKPTQFALETSQLQNEYFECWQGLTNRFNPENHR; this is encoded by the coding sequence TTGAAGCGCGCGTCGTCGGCGTCGGCACATTCTGCGCATCCGGTTGGCTACCAGTCTGGGTTTGGCAGCGAGTTTGCGACCGAAGCACTGCCCAGCGCCCTGCCGGCCGGTCGCAACTCGCCTCAGCGCGCACCGTACGGACTGTATGCAGAGCAGCTCTCCGGTACCGCGTTCACAGCACCACGCTCCCACAACCGACGTTCCTGGCTGTATCGAGTGCGTCCCGCGGCAGTCCACAAGCCCTTTACGCTCCTCGAAAACAGCAAACTTGTCGGCGACTTCTCTTGCGTCCCGCCTACTCCGCCCAACCAGTTGCGTTGGGACCCGCTGCCCATTCCCACAACACCGACCGATTTCGTCGATGGTCTCGTGACGATGGCCGGGAACGGTTCAGCCGAAGCGATGGTTGGGTGCGCCATTCATCTGTATGCGGCTAACAAGTCAATGTCGAACCGCTTCTTCTACAGCGCTGACGGAGAACTCCTTATTGTGCCTCAGGCCGGCAGGCTGAGCATCGCGACGGAGCTGGGCCTGCTCGAAGTCGCTCCACAAGAAATCGCAGTCATTCCGCGTGGTGTCCGCTTCCGCGTCGAATTGCCGGATGGCGAAGCACGCGGCTATATCTGTGAAAACTTCGGCGCCCTCTTCCGCCTTCCCGACCTCGGTCCGATTGGTTCCAATGGCCTTGCCAATCCCCGCGATTTCCTGACCCCGCTTGCCGCTTATGAAGTGCGCGAAGGAAACTTCGAGCTTGTCGCCAAGCTCAATGGCAACCTGTGGCGCGCGGATATAAGTCATTCGCCGCTGGACGTCGTCGCATGGCACGGGAACTACGCACCGTACAAGTATGACCTGCGCCTGTTCAACACCATCGGCTCCATCAGCTTCGACCATCCGGACCCGTCCATCTTCCTGGTACTGCAGTCTCCCAGCGACACGCCCGGGGTCGATACCATCGACTTCGTCATCTTTCCGCCGCGATGGCTCGTCGGCGAGGACACTTTCCGTCCTCCGTGGTTTCACCGGAACGTCGCAAGCGAGTTTATGGGCCTGATTCACGGCGAATACGACGCCAAAGCAGAAGGCTTCGTTCCGGGCGGAGCGAGCCTGCACAACTGCATGTCCGGTCACGGCCCGGACGCCGGGACATTCGAGAAAGCATCAGTCTCCGACACCTCGAAGCCAGTCAAGGTTGATTCGACGATGGCATTCATGTTTGAGACTCGGACGCTCATCAAGCCGACACAATTCGCCCTCGAAACGTCACAGCTCCAGAACGAGTATTTCGAATGCTGGCAGGGCCTCACGAACAGATTCAACCCGGAAAACCATCGATGA
- a CDS encoding MBL fold metallo-hydrolase translates to MATEKKFASHADVDEKKVTFEQLSEHAYAYTAEGDPNTGIIIGDDAVLVADTQATPVMAQDVIRRIREVTDKPIKYVLLTHYHAVRVLGASAYNAEQIIASQDTYDLIVERGEQDMKSEIERFPRLFNAVESVPGLTWPTLTFQKKMTLWMGKLEVQILQLGRGHTKGDTVVWLPQEKTLLSGDLVEYGATPYAGDAYFQDWPPTLDAIAALKPEKLVPGRGAALKTPQEVADGLAGTRAFISELYSKVKSGASEGKDLNAIYKETYSTLKPKFGDWVIFDHCMPFDVTRAHDEATQYPDPRIWTAQRDKEMWETLEG, encoded by the coding sequence ATGGCGACAGAAAAGAAGTTTGCTTCCCACGCGGACGTTGACGAAAAGAAGGTCACGTTCGAACAGCTTTCCGAACATGCGTATGCATACACCGCTGAAGGCGACCCGAATACCGGCATCATCATCGGGGACGACGCGGTGCTCGTCGCCGATACGCAGGCAACGCCTGTGATGGCTCAAGACGTCATCCGCCGCATTCGTGAAGTCACAGACAAGCCCATCAAGTACGTTCTGCTGACCCACTATCATGCGGTCCGCGTGCTCGGCGCATCGGCGTACAACGCCGAGCAAATCATCGCCAGCCAGGACACGTATGACCTCATCGTCGAACGCGGCGAGCAGGACATGAAGAGCGAGATTGAGCGCTTCCCGCGTCTCTTCAATGCTGTTGAATCTGTGCCGGGTCTGACCTGGCCGACCCTCACCTTCCAGAAAAAAATGACGCTCTGGATGGGCAAGCTCGAGGTGCAAATCCTGCAGCTTGGCCGCGGACACACGAAGGGCGACACGGTTGTCTGGCTGCCGCAGGAAAAGACGCTGCTTTCCGGCGACCTGGTCGAATACGGCGCAACTCCGTATGCAGGCGATGCGTACTTCCAGGACTGGCCCCCGACGCTCGATGCCATTGCCGCACTGAAGCCCGAAAAGCTCGTCCCCGGTCGTGGCGCTGCACTCAAGACGCCTCAGGAAGTCGCCGACGGACTTGCCGGTACGCGAGCCTTTATCAGCGAGCTCTACAGCAAGGTGAAGTCGGGTGCCAGCGAAGGCAAGGACCTCAATGCTATCTACAAAGAGACCTATTCCACACTCAAGCCCAAATTCGGCGACTGGGTCATCTTCGACCACTGCATGCCGTTCGATGTGACCCGAGCACACGACGAAGCGACGCAATATCCCGACCCGCGCATCTGGACCGCTCAGCGCGATAAGGAAATGTGGGAAACGCTCGAAGGCTGA
- a CDS encoding IclR family transcriptional regulator, with protein MDTESTEKSQRGIQSVEVGSEILLALTYSDSPMPLKEVARVTGMPPAKLFPYLVSLIKLQLVQRVEPSGDYAPGPLALRLGLYGLQRLNPLREAEADVLALASKTGQSVFLTTWGPNGPVVVRQEDPSYPLHLTLRVGTIMSLVNTATGRLFGAHMPEPLVRKALDDEGIRLSGATDLKSADKARLFKEYQQIREEGMTRTAGQPLPGVNAIAAPVFMFNGTIALAITLVGPAGTFDTRWDGELARTLSQTTTDLSYRLGYKAMQDSEA; from the coding sequence ATGGACACCGAAAGCACCGAAAAGTCGCAACGGGGTATTCAATCAGTCGAAGTCGGAAGCGAGATTCTGCTTGCGCTCACCTACTCCGATTCTCCCATGCCGCTCAAGGAAGTTGCGCGCGTGACGGGCATGCCCCCCGCCAAGCTCTTTCCGTACCTTGTTAGCCTCATCAAGCTACAGCTGGTACAAAGAGTTGAGCCTTCCGGCGACTATGCACCGGGTCCATTGGCATTGCGTCTGGGGCTCTACGGCCTGCAGCGACTGAACCCACTCCGTGAAGCTGAGGCGGACGTACTGGCACTCGCTTCGAAGACCGGGCAGAGCGTCTTTTTGACGACCTGGGGTCCCAACGGCCCGGTCGTCGTGCGACAGGAAGACCCGTCTTATCCACTTCATCTGACGTTGCGGGTCGGAACCATCATGTCGCTCGTCAATACCGCGACCGGTCGACTGTTCGGCGCACATATGCCCGAGCCGCTAGTGCGCAAAGCGCTGGATGACGAAGGCATCCGGCTGAGCGGCGCAACCGACCTCAAATCGGCAGACAAGGCCCGTCTGTTCAAGGAGTACCAGCAGATTCGTGAAGAAGGGATGACCCGCACAGCCGGTCAGCCACTGCCGGGCGTGAACGCCATCGCGGCGCCGGTCTTCATGTTCAATGGCACGATTGCGCTGGCAATCACGCTTGTCGGTCCGGCCGGAACGTTCGATACGCGCTGGGATGGTGAGCTCGCGCGAACCCTCAGTCAGACAACCACTGACCTCTCGTATCGTTTGGGGTACAAGGCGATGCAGGACAGCGAGGCATAA
- a CDS encoding IclR family transcriptional regulator — MVTKQPAKEQHSEGSDTNARKEQRGIQSMEVGGRFLEYLADAGQPVTLAELSAQSGIPANQVFTYMVSLLRTGLVKRDPVTSRFEPGPLSLRLGLHALRMVPAVRHAMRPSSELATRVGQSVLLAAWGDRGPTVLQSIEPAASLHAGIHVGTVMSLVHSTTGRVFAAHKQTANLKDLVKADIGAQTPEGDRLTIEQFENVLADIRKRGLARGEGMPIPGINSISAPVFDGSGDIVLVLTLFGVAGTFDVAWKGELATSLLATTRLLTEQNASGIAPTE; from the coding sequence ATGGTAACGAAGCAACCGGCAAAAGAACAGCATTCAGAAGGCAGCGACACGAATGCTCGAAAGGAACAACGAGGCATCCAGAGCATGGAGGTAGGCGGCCGGTTTCTTGAGTATCTTGCCGACGCAGGCCAGCCGGTGACTCTGGCAGAGCTAAGTGCCCAGAGTGGTATCCCTGCAAATCAGGTTTTCACATACATGGTCAGCCTCTTGCGCACTGGCCTTGTGAAGCGGGACCCCGTTACGTCGCGTTTCGAGCCGGGCCCGCTTTCACTCCGCTTGGGATTACATGCGTTGCGAATGGTGCCTGCCGTGCGCCACGCCATGCGGCCATCCAGCGAACTTGCAACGCGCGTGGGTCAGAGCGTGCTTCTTGCTGCGTGGGGGGATAGGGGCCCGACAGTGCTTCAGAGTATCGAACCTGCCGCATCGCTCCATGCTGGCATTCATGTTGGTACGGTGATGTCTCTCGTTCACTCCACGACCGGCCGGGTCTTCGCCGCACACAAGCAAACAGCCAATCTCAAGGACCTGGTGAAGGCCGATATTGGTGCACAGACTCCCGAGGGTGATCGGCTCACTATCGAACAGTTCGAAAACGTTCTGGCCGACATCCGTAAGCGCGGCCTCGCGAGGGGGGAGGGCATGCCAATTCCAGGAATCAACAGCATCAGCGCGCCGGTTTTTGACGGTAGTGGCGACATCGTTCTCGTCCTGACGCTTTTCGGTGTGGCCGGGACCTTCGACGTCGCATGGAAGGGCGAACTTGCGACGAGTTTGCTCGCGACAACCAGACTGCTAACAGAGCAAAACGCCAGCGGTATTGCTCCGACCGAATAG
- a CDS encoding substrate-binding domain-containing protein: MKAHFKYSTILAGGLLAAATSAAMAEESVSVQRQGDITTMCGTKPMVVGLSDGYGGNTWRKTAIAELQDEVGRCKNLKRFIYMNANGDQQKANSDINSMVAQGVNVLIVYPDFGAAQLPAMRAATRAGVTVIPYMAEIPGTPGKDYAANVSADLLRIGGAWADWFGKNLKKGNVVFLGGIPGAPASQTFLDGFKTHLAKYPDLKLVQNDFVVTNWNPIDAPKAVEGVIAKYQHIDGVAADYGVTALATVKTFQQAHLPIPAIATGSSNNELSCKYTTMKAAGKPFPYYSLDGMTSVIRFAARRGVATYQGTTDNEPLKVFPYTYADSGAGITPQCDASAPPDADFSSVLAVDKLKAVFKQ; the protein is encoded by the coding sequence ATGAAGGCGCATTTCAAGTATTCCACGATTCTTGCTGGCGGCTTGCTGGCAGCCGCTACCTCAGCCGCAATGGCTGAAGAGTCCGTATCAGTTCAGCGCCAGGGCGACATTACGACGATGTGCGGGACCAAGCCGATGGTCGTAGGCCTCTCTGACGGCTACGGTGGCAACACTTGGAGAAAGACCGCCATCGCGGAACTGCAGGACGAAGTCGGTCGCTGCAAGAATCTGAAGCGTTTCATCTACATGAACGCGAATGGAGACCAGCAGAAGGCAAACTCCGACATCAACAGCATGGTCGCTCAGGGGGTGAATGTCCTCATCGTCTACCCGGACTTCGGTGCCGCACAGCTTCCTGCGATGCGCGCGGCGACTCGGGCCGGCGTGACGGTCATCCCGTACATGGCCGAAATCCCGGGCACGCCTGGCAAGGACTATGCGGCGAACGTAAGCGCTGACCTCTTGCGTATTGGTGGGGCATGGGCGGACTGGTTTGGCAAAAACCTGAAGAAGGGCAATGTGGTTTTCCTCGGGGGCATCCCGGGCGCGCCGGCATCTCAGACGTTTCTCGACGGCTTCAAGACACATCTCGCAAAGTATCCAGACCTGAAGTTGGTTCAGAACGACTTTGTCGTGACGAACTGGAACCCTATCGATGCGCCAAAAGCAGTTGAAGGGGTTATCGCTAAATACCAGCATATTGATGGCGTGGCAGCCGATTACGGCGTAACTGCACTCGCGACCGTCAAGACCTTCCAGCAGGCACATCTGCCGATTCCTGCGATTGCGACGGGCTCGAGCAACAACGAGCTCAGCTGCAAGTACACGACCATGAAGGCGGCCGGCAAGCCATTCCCGTACTACTCGCTCGATGGCATGACGTCAGTCATCAGGTTCGCGGCGCGCCGCGGAGTCGCGACGTATCAGGGAACAACCGATAACGAGCCTCTGAAGGTGTTCCCCTACACGTATGCCGACAGTGGTGCCGGAATCACGCCGCAGTGCGACGCCTCGGCTCCTCCTGACGCAGACTTCTCGTCGGTGCTGGCTGTGGACAAGCTCAAAGCGGTATTCAAGCAATAG
- a CDS encoding nuclear transport factor 2 family protein: MGHEFSLEERVKRIEDIEAIKQLKATYARHLDDGYNPEGIASLFVEDGLWVIKGVGGEAKGRSGIKQHCRNLKEGIAWGQHNISSPVVTLSADGKRADATFYLVCLLTMAASPSKPEQEAFVLAGKYSDTLVKVGDQWFFEEITGTIDQSSPWTEGWVKAPFVKESW; encoded by the coding sequence ATGGGACACGAATTCAGTCTGGAAGAACGAGTCAAGCGCATCGAAGACATCGAAGCCATCAAGCAACTGAAGGCGACGTACGCGCGTCATCTCGACGACGGATACAACCCCGAAGGAATCGCCTCCCTCTTCGTTGAAGACGGACTCTGGGTTATCAAAGGTGTCGGTGGTGAGGCAAAGGGGCGAAGCGGTATCAAGCAGCATTGCCGCAACCTCAAGGAAGGCATCGCTTGGGGACAGCACAACATCTCGTCGCCCGTCGTCACGCTCAGCGCCGATGGCAAGCGCGCAGACGCGACGTTCTATCTGGTATGTCTGCTTACGATGGCCGCCTCGCCTTCGAAGCCGGAGCAGGAAGCTTTTGTGCTTGCAGGTAAATACAGTGACACGCTCGTGAAGGTGGGTGACCAGTGGTTCTTCGAAGAAATCACCGGGACTATTGACCAGTCGTCACCGTGGACCGAGGGTTGGGTTAAGGCGCCTTTTGTCAAGGAATCGTGGTGA
- a CDS encoding alkene reductase, with translation MSKLLKSYDLNGTLLANRVLMAPMTRSRARDTVPDASTALYYRQRAGAGLIVTEGSQISIEGTGYLFTPGIHTPEQIKGWQEVSKGVHEDGGKIFIQIWHVGRISHVSLQENGAAPVSSVDAPANGYTCFAYDEQGQPGSIPVSTPRALTKEDIARVTEDFVTAAKNSMEAGFDGIEIHGANGYLFEQFINAGCNTRTDEYGGSTMNRLRFVLDAIDAMSEAIGSNRVGIRLAPYGRLHDMHSFDDEENTWLTLARKLSEKNLAYVHLSDQESLCNIDPTVAAIPKDFVRKFRDAYTGTLVIAGSLTQETAEELVNSGVADLAGFGRPFISNPDLVERFRNGWPLTPFDPALFYGGGDEGYIDYPSYQESVDNEMQAG, from the coding sequence ATGAGCAAGCTACTGAAAAGCTACGATTTGAATGGCACGTTACTGGCCAACCGAGTCCTGATGGCGCCCATGACGCGGTCGCGCGCACGCGATACGGTTCCAGATGCCAGCACCGCGCTGTATTATCGCCAACGAGCAGGGGCAGGACTGATAGTTACAGAAGGGTCTCAGATTTCAATCGAAGGAACTGGCTATCTCTTCACACCTGGTATTCACACACCCGAGCAAATCAAGGGGTGGCAAGAAGTGTCCAAAGGTGTGCATGAGGACGGGGGCAAGATATTCATTCAGATCTGGCACGTCGGCCGCATTTCGCACGTCAGTCTGCAAGAGAACGGTGCCGCGCCCGTCTCATCGGTGGACGCTCCCGCCAATGGTTACACGTGCTTCGCGTACGATGAGCAAGGGCAACCAGGATCAATACCCGTGAGCACACCGCGAGCGTTGACGAAGGAAGACATCGCGCGGGTAACGGAGGACTTCGTCACGGCCGCGAAGAACTCGATGGAAGCGGGATTCGATGGAATTGAAATTCATGGGGCTAACGGCTATCTGTTCGAGCAGTTCATCAATGCCGGTTGTAACACGCGCACGGATGAATACGGTGGAAGCACGATGAACAGACTGCGCTTTGTACTGGACGCCATCGACGCGATGTCCGAAGCTATCGGAAGCAATCGAGTTGGCATCAGATTGGCGCCGTATGGACGCCTTCACGATATGCACAGTTTCGACGACGAAGAAAACACCTGGCTCACGTTGGCGCGAAAGCTCAGCGAGAAAAATCTTGCATATGTCCACCTCAGCGACCAGGAGTCGCTGTGCAACATTGACCCAACAGTGGCTGCCATTCCAAAAGATTTCGTCAGGAAGTTCCGTGACGCTTACACGGGCACGTTGGTGATTGCCGGCTCGCTAACGCAAGAGACCGCGGAGGAGCTCGTAAATTCCGGAGTTGCCGACTTGGCAGGGTTTGGTCGTCCGTTTATTTCGAACCCGGATCTGGTCGAACGCTTCAGGAACGGGTGGCCGCTTACACCGTTTGACCCCGCGCTCTTTTACGGCGGAGGGGACGAGGGATATATTGATTATCCTTCGTACCAGGAAAGCGTCGACAACGAGATGCAAGCAGGCTAA